Proteins encoded within one genomic window of Chlorobaculum sp. MV4-Y:
- a CDS encoding amino acid permease: MKNSFRKKPLSLLLEEMKSEHRLNRVLGPLALTSLGVGAIIGTGIFVLIGVAAHDKAGPAVTLSFALAGLACVFAALCYAEFASMAPVAGSAYTYAYATLGELFAWIIGWDLILEYAVASATVAHGWSHYFQDFIGIFGLYIPEIFSRAPLDFDPATGSLVLTGSMFDLPAVIIALIVTVILVKGIRESAGFNTAMVIVKVAIVLLVIALGAQYVKPANWHPFAPFGFSGLSVFGHTILGQTGPGGAPVGVLAGAAMIFFAYIGFDSISTHAEEARNPARDVPIGIIVSLIICTVLYIGVATVITGMVPYQEINIDAPVSNAFKQVGLGWAQFLVSLGAITGITSVLLVMMLSQPRIFLAMARDGLLPKEFFGAVHPKFRTPWKATILTGIFVAILGAFLPLRLLAELVNIGTLFAFVVVCAAVLIMRRTNPEAERPFRAPLAPFVPIAGILTCLLLMFSLPAENWWRLIIWLVIGFGIYFIYGRHHSVLNQHQD, encoded by the coding sequence GTGAAAAACAGCTTCAGAAAAAAGCCGCTTTCCTTGCTGCTCGAAGAGATGAAAAGCGAGCACCGGCTCAACCGTGTCCTCGGACCTTTGGCGCTGACCAGCCTTGGGGTTGGCGCGATCATTGGTACCGGTATTTTCGTGCTCATCGGTGTGGCCGCCCATGACAAGGCCGGCCCCGCTGTGACGCTCTCCTTTGCTCTTGCCGGGCTGGCCTGCGTTTTTGCGGCGCTCTGTTATGCCGAGTTCGCCTCGATGGCCCCGGTCGCCGGTTCTGCTTACACCTACGCCTACGCCACACTTGGCGAACTTTTCGCCTGGATCATCGGCTGGGATCTCATTCTCGAATACGCCGTTGCATCGGCCACGGTGGCGCATGGATGGTCACACTACTTTCAGGATTTCATAGGCATATTCGGCCTGTACATACCGGAAATCTTCTCGCGAGCGCCGCTCGACTTTGATCCGGCAACCGGCTCGCTGGTGCTGACCGGCTCGATGTTCGACCTTCCGGCGGTTATCATCGCCCTCATTGTGACGGTGATTCTGGTCAAGGGGATTCGCGAAAGCGCCGGGTTCAACACAGCGATGGTCATCGTCAAGGTAGCCATCGTGCTGCTGGTCATCGCGCTCGGCGCGCAGTACGTCAAGCCGGCAAACTGGCATCCTTTCGCGCCATTCGGCTTTTCGGGACTGAGCGTGTTTGGCCACACCATTCTCGGCCAGACCGGGCCGGGCGGAGCGCCGGTCGGCGTGCTTGCCGGGGCGGCGATGATCTTCTTCGCCTACATCGGTTTTGACTCGATCTCGACCCACGCCGAGGAGGCGCGGAACCCCGCGCGTGACGTGCCAATCGGCATTATCGTGTCGCTCATCATCTGCACGGTGCTCTACATCGGCGTGGCGACGGTGATTACCGGCATGGTGCCGTACCAAGAGATCAACATCGACGCGCCGGTCTCCAACGCCTTCAAGCAGGTCGGCCTCGGCTGGGCGCAGTTCCTCGTTTCGCTCGGAGCCATCACGGGCATCACCTCGGTGCTGCTGGTCATGATGCTCAGTCAGCCGAGAATTTTTCTGGCGATGGCGCGTGATGGCCTCTTGCCAAAAGAGTTTTTCGGCGCGGTGCATCCGAAGTTCCGGACGCCCTGGAAAGCGACCATCCTCACCGGTATATTCGTTGCCATTCTTGGCGCGTTCTTGCCGCTGCGGCTGCTTGCCGAGCTGGTCAACATTGGTACGCTTTTCGCTTTCGTTGTGGTCTGCGCCGCCGTGCTCATCATGCGCCGCACCAATCCGGAGGCCGAGCGCCCTTTCAGAGCGCCGCTGGCGCCCTTCGTGCCCATCGCTGGAATTTTGACCTGCCTCTTGCTCATGTTTTCGCTGCCCGCCGAAAACTGGTGGCGGCTCATCATCTGGCTGGTCATCGGATTCGGCATCTACTTCATCTACGGACGCCACCACAGTGTTCTGAACCAGCATCAGGATTGA
- a CDS encoding efflux RND transporter periplasmic adaptor subunit: MSAKSSRDHTYRVESVMDNPKETPIRAGMFARTAFVGSASRQALLIPRRALNGSIADAEVFVVSGGRASRTSTCSTPSWWRSFSSISSWSRSTTPGYGRWW, from the coding sequence GTGAGCGCCAAATCCTCGCGTGACCACACCTACCGGGTCGAGTCGGTCATGGACAACCCGAAGGAGACGCCGATTCGCGCTGGAATGTTCGCCCGCACGGCCTTTGTCGGCAGCGCTTCCCGTCAGGCGCTCCTGATTCCCCGCCGGGCGCTCAACGGCAGTATCGCCGATGCCGAGGTGTTCGTTGTCTCCGGTGGCAGGGCGAGTCGAACGTCAACCTGCTCTACGCCTTCATGGTGGCGATCATTTTCGTCTATCTCATCATGGTCGCGCTCTACAACTCCTGGATATGGCCGATGGTGGTGA
- a CDS encoding SDR family NAD(P)-dependent oxidoreductase, producing MRLQGKIALVTGAAGGIGSATARCFAREGAVVILVDIDLEQCSRVCDDIAQNIGQASCSGVDLTSEKQVVELFTNIHRDYGRLDIVVNIAGGDCEPAASVETIDMEMAMKNLDMNIKSCMVCCREASKIMKPQAYGRIVNMSSLVWRGSPNQFSYSASKGGIFAFTRSLALALGAFNITANALAPALVEVEAFERALGPERWQALAKASAERYPLGRIATPDDVAKAALFLASDDAAFITGQILEISGGARL from the coding sequence ATGAGATTGCAGGGGAAGATTGCCCTGGTCACCGGGGCGGCGGGAGGCATTGGCAGCGCGACGGCGCGTTGTTTCGCTCGCGAGGGGGCGGTGGTCATTTTGGTGGATATCGATCTTGAGCAGTGCAGCCGGGTGTGTGATGACATCGCGCAAAATATCGGACAAGCTTCGTGCTCGGGGGTCGATCTTACCTCCGAAAAGCAGGTTGTCGAGCTGTTCACCAATATTCACCGCGACTACGGGCGGCTCGATATCGTGGTCAACATCGCGGGCGGCGATTGCGAACCGGCGGCGTCGGTTGAGACAATCGACATGGAAATGGCGATGAAGAATCTCGACATGAACATCAAGTCGTGCATGGTGTGCTGCCGCGAAGCCTCAAAGATCATGAAGCCGCAAGCGTATGGCCGGATCGTGAACATGAGTTCGCTCGTCTGGCGCGGCAGCCCGAACCAGTTCAGCTACTCCGCCTCCAAAGGCGGCATCTTTGCCTTCACCCGCTCGCTTGCCCTCGCGCTTGGCGCGTTCAACATCACGGCCAACGCGCTTGCGCCTGCGCTGGTCGAGGTCGAGGCGTTCGAGCGCGCGCTCGGCCCGGAGCGCTGGCAGGCGCTCGCGAAAGCCTCCGCCGAACGTTATCCCCTCGGGCGCATCGCCACGCCGGACGACGTTGCCAAAGCCGCGCTTTTCCTCGCCTCGGACGACGCCGCCTTCATCACTGGCCAAATCCTCGAAATCTCCGGCGGCGCAAGGCTGTGA
- a CDS encoding DoxX-like family protein, producing MSLFAPQSPALIASRIALAFVWIYQGAVPKLVCPSPIELGLLSHLGPLYGFMCSVMGYGEVAFGLLLLLTPWRWPFLLNIAAMLSLLGFVSLHEPGLLTEAFNPVSLNAAVIALSVIAWLETGKVSASNQ from the coding sequence ATGAGTCTGTTCGCCCCTCAGTCTCCGGCGCTGATTGCCAGCCGGATTGCTCTCGCTTTTGTGTGGATTTATCAGGGGGCGGTGCCGAAACTGGTGTGCCCGAGCCCGATCGAGCTGGGACTGCTTTCCCACCTGGGGCCGCTGTACGGGTTTATGTGCTCGGTTATGGGTTACGGCGAGGTGGCGTTCGGACTTCTGTTGCTTCTGACTCCCTGGCGCTGGCCGTTTTTGCTGAACATTGCCGCCATGCTGAGTCTGCTGGGCTTTGTTTCGTTGCATGAGCCGGGCCTGCTGACAGAAGCGTTCAATCCGGTGTCGCTCAACGCGGCGGTGATCGCCCTTTCCGTTATCGCCTGGCTGGAGACGGGCAAGGTTTCGGCAAGCAATCAATGA
- a CDS encoding PhoU domain-containing protein produces MALFGKKSSDSSKFVAVPKAFTIQIDPSKFNLATKPSGPVHEQLETLKQKLTKLSSNVENNLMLVVRASTKKDKALASSAFEFDERYIQKGKFEVEYLTLAYLNFQQLGEADHKTVAHARMILKELEKIAQFCLNIADKTEYIQLANIQDLHRDEYDLKPMGDDTAEMIKKAVEAFVSGNSKHATETLEMMKKVDNLYQKAVAKLKAEVNDSNITNYTGILSVVEHVHACAEISCVIARHFC; encoded by the coding sequence ATGGCACTGTTCGGCAAGAAATCCTCCGATTCATCGAAATTCGTCGCTGTTCCAAAAGCGTTTACCATCCAGATTGATCCGTCGAAATTCAATCTTGCCACAAAGCCCTCGGGGCCGGTGCACGAGCAGCTCGAAACGCTCAAGCAGAAGCTCACCAAGCTCTCCTCGAACGTCGAGAACAACCTGATGCTCGTTGTCCGCGCTTCGACAAAGAAGGACAAGGCGCTGGCCTCTTCGGCATTCGAGTTCGACGAGCGTTACATCCAGAAAGGCAAGTTCGAGGTCGAGTACCTGACCCTCGCTTACCTGAACTTCCAGCAGCTTGGCGAGGCCGACCACAAAACTGTGGCCCACGCCCGCATGATTCTCAAGGAGCTTGAAAAGATCGCCCAGTTCTGCCTCAACATCGCCGACAAGACCGAATACATCCAGCTCGCCAACATTCAGGATCTGCACCGGGATGAATATGATCTGAAGCCGATGGGCGACGACACCGCAGAAATGATCAAGAAAGCGGTCGAGGCGTTTGTCAGCGGCAACTCGAAACACGCCACCGAGACGCTCGAAATGATGAAAAAGGTCGACAATCTTTACCAGAAAGCGGTTGCCAAGCTCAAGGCCGAGGTCAACGACTCGAACATCACCAACTACACCGGTATCCTCTCCGTCGTGGAGCACGTTCACGCCTGTGCTGAAATCTCCTGCGTGATCGCCCGGCACTTCTGCTGA
- a CDS encoding pentapeptide repeat-containing protein: MIHPLCRFCGAAACAGVLLFGFASQAIAADARQEGVVQKGSVEWNAMREKNPAMHTDLSGAALKGRRLRKIDFSQTSLVGADLSQSDFGRSEFRDADLHGAKLDGSVLVGGRFTGANLNQASLAGASCSDADFSGAKMASTVLRRADCPEAKLCGADLSGADLRESNLEHADLSRADLRAANLWLAKTGGANFTGTLISDETVLPNGKTGSAQWAGEHGAMFAPVVAASKPEPEPAGVAGAASPQAVQSVSPSASSHAGSSATPQKATTLAKTLKPIRAWRPAPSSISYDADQLDQLKSNVTKWNRLRTEKPAMNVRLKEALLDNRVLAYADLHGADLEKASLKRSDLEKADLNNANLRGADLRSANLQRADLRQADLRGANLWLANTGRAEFDGAIVSSETVLDTGKKATPAWAQEHAARFMDESEPLR; the protein is encoded by the coding sequence ATGATACATCCATTGTGCCGTTTCTGTGGTGCTGCTGCGTGCGCTGGTGTTTTGCTTTTCGGCTTTGCTTCCCAAGCCATCGCTGCCGATGCCCGGCAGGAGGGCGTGGTGCAGAAGGGGAGCGTCGAGTGGAATGCCATGCGGGAAAAAAATCCCGCGATGCACACCGATCTTTCGGGCGCGGCCCTGAAAGGACGGCGGCTGCGCAAGATCGATTTCAGCCAGACCAGCCTTGTTGGTGCAGACCTGAGTCAGAGCGATTTTGGCCGATCGGAGTTCCGTGATGCCGATCTGCATGGCGCGAAGCTCGATGGCTCCGTTCTGGTTGGAGGCCGCTTCACCGGCGCGAACCTGAATCAGGCTTCGCTTGCCGGTGCTTCATGTTCGGATGCTGATTTCAGCGGTGCGAAGATGGCCTCGACCGTGCTGCGGCGCGCCGATTGCCCGGAGGCGAAGCTCTGCGGAGCCGATCTGTCGGGCGCCGATCTCCGGGAGTCGAACCTCGAACATGCCGACCTGAGCCGCGCCGATCTTCGCGCGGCCAATCTCTGGCTGGCGAAAACTGGCGGCGCAAACTTCACCGGCACGCTGATTTCAGATGAAACCGTGCTGCCGAACGGCAAAACGGGGTCGGCGCAGTGGGCCGGCGAGCATGGGGCCATGTTCGCTCCTGTGGTGGCAGCGTCGAAACCGGAGCCGGAGCCAGCCGGAGTTGCCGGGGCGGCATCGCCTCAAGCCGTTCAGTCAGTCTCACCGTCTGCATCTTCGCACGCGGGGTCCTCTGCCACTCCGCAAAAAGCGACCACTCTTGCCAAGACCCTGAAACCCATCAGGGCGTGGCGACCTGCGCCATCCTCGATCAGCTACGATGCAGACCAGCTCGACCAGCTCAAGTCCAACGTCACAAAGTGGAACCGCTTGAGAACCGAAAAGCCGGCGATGAACGTCAGGCTGAAGGAGGCTCTGCTCGACAACCGGGTGCTTGCCTATGCCGACCTGCACGGTGCCGATCTTGAAAAAGCCTCGCTGAAGCGTTCCGATCTCGAAAAGGCCGATCTGAACAATGCCAACCTCAGAGGGGCGGATCTGCGTTCGGCCAATCTTCAGCGGGCCGATCTCCGGCAGGCCGATCTGCGGGGTGCGAACCTCTGGCTCGCCAATACCGGCAGGGCGGAGTTCGACGGTGCGATCGTTTCTTCCGAAACGGTGCTCGATACCGGCAAAAAAGCGACTCCGGCGTGGGCGCAGGAACATGCGGCGCGATTTATGGATGAATCGGAGCCATTGAGATAA
- a CDS encoding DUF2075 domain-containing protein — MNRSWYNASIDVFLQTSDEQIIGELALNSTFADLPTQKIAWLKEIAMLRRALRRFDGWLHLEFNIPRMGRRIDAVLLLNGIVMAIEFKIDATQYLTADIDQSYDYALDLKYFHEASHNATIIPLLVATKAHAVSTALHPHPRILGLYEPVCSNEAEFASTLEKILHQFPEMPFDPQAWSDAAYRPTPTIIEAARALYAGHGVAEISRNDAGAINLTKTSKQLFRVIDRARKQKEKAICFVTGVPGAGKTLVGLNIATRYSNEQSELYSVFLSGNKPLVDILREALARDTILREKQEHGKRLKRSEAQARVKAFIQNVHHFRDDCQKNDKRPPVEHVALFDEAQRAWDKAQTSLFMKQIKGVPDFDISEPEYLISCMDRRNDWAVIVCLVGGGQEINTGESGISSWIEALQEQYPDWHLYISPALTDSEYGAGKILSSIRTRKNVHFEHGLHLATSMRSFRAETVSKFVKTVLDCEVDEARTLYQQLIERYPIVLTRNLESAKQWLKTQASSSERYGMVVSSQAERLKPYAIDVRSPMNPIKWFLDSKDDIRSSYYLEDVATEFRIQGLELDWVCVSWDGDFRYGNQGWEHYSFRGNKWQNIKSESRKTYQKNAYRVLLTRARQGMVIFVPEGTPNDPTRMPRFYDNTYKYLKSLGVREIG; from the coding sequence ATGAATCGGTCATGGTATAACGCGAGCATAGACGTTTTCCTCCAGACTTCTGATGAGCAAATTATCGGGGAACTCGCGTTAAACAGCACTTTTGCCGATCTTCCAACTCAAAAAATTGCGTGGCTCAAAGAGATTGCGATGCTTCGCAGAGCGTTAAGAAGATTCGATGGTTGGCTGCACCTTGAGTTTAATATTCCTCGGATGGGCCGACGGATCGATGCAGTTTTGTTGCTCAACGGTATTGTTATGGCTATTGAATTTAAGATCGATGCAACTCAATATCTTACAGCTGACATCGATCAATCGTATGATTATGCTCTTGACCTAAAATATTTCCACGAAGCCAGCCACAACGCAACTATTATCCCATTATTAGTTGCAACAAAGGCCCATGCTGTTTCGACGGCATTGCATCCACATCCAAGAATTCTTGGACTTTATGAGCCAGTATGTAGCAACGAAGCCGAATTTGCCTCAACTCTTGAGAAAATTCTACACCAATTCCCAGAAATGCCATTTGATCCACAAGCGTGGTCTGATGCCGCGTATCGACCAACACCGACTATTATCGAAGCTGCCAGAGCACTTTATGCAGGTCATGGTGTAGCCGAAATATCAAGAAACGATGCTGGAGCGATCAACCTAACAAAGACTTCGAAACAGCTGTTTCGCGTTATTGATCGAGCAAGAAAGCAAAAAGAAAAAGCGATTTGTTTTGTAACTGGTGTACCGGGAGCAGGAAAAACACTTGTTGGTCTGAACATTGCCACCCGTTACAGCAATGAGCAAAGCGAACTTTATAGCGTTTTTCTCTCTGGCAACAAACCGCTTGTGGATATTCTGCGTGAAGCGCTTGCTCGTGACACTATTCTACGAGAGAAACAGGAACACGGCAAGAGGCTTAAACGATCAGAGGCACAAGCACGAGTAAAGGCATTTATTCAAAATGTGCACCATTTTCGTGATGATTGCCAAAAGAATGACAAACGGCCACCCGTTGAGCATGTTGCACTTTTTGACGAAGCTCAACGTGCATGGGACAAGGCGCAAACATCACTGTTCATGAAACAGATAAAAGGTGTTCCCGACTTTGATATATCAGAACCAGAATATCTCATTTCTTGCATGGATAGAAGAAATGATTGGGCGGTCATTGTTTGCCTTGTCGGTGGCGGTCAAGAAATCAATACTGGCGAATCTGGAATCAGTTCATGGATCGAGGCCCTTCAGGAGCAATATCCAGATTGGCATCTCTATATTTCACCGGCATTAACCGATAGCGAGTATGGGGCTGGTAAAATACTTTCTTCCATAAGAACTCGAAAGAACGTCCATTTTGAGCATGGCCTCCACCTTGCGACCTCCATGCGCTCCTTTCGAGCAGAAACAGTTTCAAAGTTTGTTAAAACCGTGCTTGATTGTGAAGTTGATGAAGCAAGGACGCTGTATCAGCAACTTATAGAGCGTTACCCTATCGTTCTAACACGGAACCTTGAATCTGCTAAACAATGGCTAAAAACACAAGCCAGTAGTTCAGAGCGTTATGGCATGGTTGTGTCTTCTCAAGCTGAACGTCTTAAACCTTATGCAATTGATGTTCGATCTCCAATGAATCCAATCAAATGGTTTCTTGACAGCAAAGATGATATTCGTTCTTCCTATTACCTCGAAGATGTTGCCACAGAGTTTCGTATTCAAGGTCTCGAACTTGATTGGGTCTGTGTCTCATGGGATGGCGATTTTCGTTATGGAAATCAAGGCTGGGAACACTATTCTTTTCGAGGCAACAAATGGCAAAATATTAAAAGCGAATCACGAAAAACATATCAGAAAAATGCTTATCGAGTCTTGCTAACCAGAGCACGGCAAGGCATGGTAATTTTTGTTCCTGAAGGAACACCAAATGATCCAACGAGAATGCCAAGATTTTATGATAATACCTACAAATATCTCAAGAGCTTGGGTGTTCGGGAGATCGGTTAA
- a CDS encoding glycosyltransferase family 2 protein, producing the protein MSRSGNPLVTVTIPMYNNERYIAETIGSVLNQTMDDFELLIYDDHSTDRSLEIACSFDDPRITIFDSEQNLGPEGNWNRAISDVRGRYVKLLCADDLLFPECLEKQLAAFELSENEGVSLVSAQRAIIDPEGKVLINKVNFIDGGLKAPDEVVRKMVRLGTNIIGEPVCGLYPAGLIASTSGYSARIPYTIDLDFWMQLLRLGNLWMIDEPLCAFRISNLSWSSRIGEMRHKQFLAFMEDVAADELFQINDLDLFIGRFNSAVQSMTSLMGFKLFAGSAAEKRVIPVQ; encoded by the coding sequence ATGTCACGATCAGGTAATCCGCTGGTTACGGTCACGATACCGATGTACAACAACGAACGATATATAGCCGAAACCATCGGATCGGTGCTGAACCAGACGATGGACGATTTCGAGCTGCTCATTTATGACGATCATTCAACCGACAGGTCACTTGAAATAGCCTGTTCATTCGATGATCCTCGCATTACGATCTTCGACAGCGAGCAAAATCTTGGCCCCGAGGGCAACTGGAACCGAGCCATCAGCGATGTGCGGGGCCGGTACGTGAAACTGCTTTGTGCCGACGATCTGCTCTTTCCGGAGTGCCTGGAAAAGCAGCTTGCAGCGTTCGAGCTTTCGGAAAATGAGGGGGTGAGCCTTGTTTCAGCCCAGCGAGCCATCATCGACCCTGAGGGCAAGGTGCTCATCAACAAGGTCAACTTCATTGACGGCGGCCTGAAAGCGCCTGACGAGGTGGTCAGGAAGATGGTGCGGCTGGGCACCAATATCATTGGCGAGCCGGTCTGCGGCCTCTATCCCGCCGGACTGATTGCCTCGACGAGCGGCTACAGCGCCCGTATTCCGTACACCATCGATCTCGATTTCTGGATGCAGCTTTTGCGGCTTGGTAACCTCTGGATGATCGACGAGCCGCTCTGTGCTTTCCGCATCTCCAATCTCTCATGGTCGTCGCGGATAGGGGAGATGCGCCACAAGCAGTTTCTCGCATTCATGGAGGATGTTGCTGCCGATGAGCTGTTCCAGATCAATGATCTCGATCTGTTTATCGGGCGCTTCAACTCGGCGGTGCAGTCGATGACGAGCCTCATGGGCTTTAAGCTGTTCGCCGGATCGGCGGCGGAAAAGCGGGTAATTCCGGTGCAGTAG
- a CDS encoding DUF3124 domain-containing protein — MKFVYRFPVFKSILAAFALLVVQFTTAVAEPLLFSTGQTVYVPSYSHIFVGNRRKTFDLTTSLAIRNADSETPITVTRVDYYDASGRFVRAMMKTPLVVRPVSTLVYVIDESDKTGGVGASFLVSWRSSKKAAPPVVESVMIGTGMQQGISFTSRGQVVRQAQP; from the coding sequence ATGAAATTTGTTTACAGATTTCCGGTCTTCAAATCCATTCTTGCCGCCTTTGCACTGCTCGTCGTGCAGTTCACGACTGCCGTTGCGGAGCCTTTGTTGTTCTCAACGGGGCAGACGGTGTATGTGCCGTCGTACTCGCACATCTTTGTCGGCAACCGGCGCAAAACCTTTGACCTGACCACCTCGCTGGCGATCAGGAACGCCGATTCCGAGACACCGATCACCGTCACGCGGGTTGACTATTACGACGCTTCGGGCCGCTTTGTTCGCGCCATGATGAAAACGCCGCTCGTCGTCCGCCCCGTTTCGACGCTCGTCTATGTGATCGACGAGTCCGACAAAACTGGCGGCGTCGGGGCGAGTTTTCTCGTTTCGTGGAGGTCGTCCAAAAAAGCCGCGCCGCCTGTGGTCGAGAGCGTGATGATCGGCACGGGAATGCAGCAGGGTATCTCGTTCACCTCGCGCGGGCAGGTGGTGCGCCAAGCGCAGCCATGA
- a CDS encoding type II toxin-antitoxin system RelE/ParE family toxin: protein MNVVWSSEALRKLDEIEKFIAQDNPQRADAFIDRLLEKGDLIASFPEMGRVVPEYSRSDIREILVGNYRIVYRATPAQIVILTIFEGHQALRSEELDQD from the coding sequence ATGAATGTTGTCTGGTCATCTGAAGCTCTCCGAAAGCTTGATGAAATCGAGAAGTTTATCGCGCAGGATAATCCTCAGAGGGCTGACGCTTTTATTGATCGACTGCTTGAAAAAGGCGATTTGATTGCCTCATTTCCGGAAATGGGAAGAGTTGTTCCCGAATATTCCCGGTCTGACATCCGTGAGATACTTGTCGGGAATTACCGGATAGTGTACCGCGCTACCCCTGCGCAGATTGTTATTCTCACTATTTTTGAAGGTCATCAAGCCTTGCGTTCCGAAGAACTCGATCAGGACTAA
- a CDS encoding efflux RND transporter periplasmic adaptor subunit encodes MTKNRTRIIALVVLVPVAAAAFLALNRKPESPKPARESQPSTMAIAVSVEAASVAPVHDSLSVVALVEAWRDVDIHAETSGIVRSVSSEVGQKKAAGQPLLKVDDEVAASALRKARVNRELARRDFDRYDRLQKEGAVAISNFEAVKLKLEDAEADLVSARRRFDDTAIKAPFAGVVTSRLVEVGDLVQPGMKVANMVDLSKLKIVSSIPEKQVSLIAEGMPVQVTTDV; translated from the coding sequence ATGACGAAAAACCGAACCCGGATTATTGCGCTGGTTGTACTTGTGCCGGTCGCTGCCGCGGCGTTTCTGGCTTTGAACAGAAAACCTGAATCGCCCAAACCGGCTCGTGAGAGCCAGCCCTCCACGATGGCTATCGCCGTGAGCGTGGAGGCGGCGTCCGTGGCTCCGGTGCACGACAGCCTCTCCGTGGTTGCGCTTGTCGAGGCGTGGCGCGATGTCGATATTCACGCAGAGACTTCGGGTATCGTCCGGAGCGTCTCCTCCGAGGTTGGTCAGAAAAAAGCCGCTGGGCAGCCGCTCCTCAAGGTCGATGACGAGGTGGCGGCCTCCGCTTTACGCAAGGCCCGCGTGAATCGCGAGCTGGCCCGCCGCGATTTCGATCGCTACGACAGGCTTCAGAAAGAGGGGGCTGTGGCGATCTCGAACTTCGAGGCTGTGAAGCTGAAGCTCGAAGATGCCGAAGCTGATCTTGTCTCCGCCCGCCGCCGGTTCGATGATACCGCCATCAAAGCCCCGTTCGCGGGCGTTGTCACTTCGCGGCTCGTCGAGGTGGGCGATCTGGTGCAGCCGGGCATGAAGGTGGCCAACATGGTTGATCTCTCGAAGCTCAAAATCGTTTCGTCGATTCCTGAAAAGCAGGTTTCACTCATCGCCGAAGGGATGCCGGTTCAGGTGACGACCGATGTCTGA
- a CDS encoding type II restriction endonuclease yields MIGIRATTCKDRWRQVLNEADRIGKKHLLTAQQGISLNQFREMRAHDVQLVVPAEIIKLYHKDIRSEIMTLDGFLSEVKTLERKST; encoded by the coding sequence ATTATAGGGATTCGCGCTACCACCTGCAAGGACAGATGGCGTCAGGTACTGAACGAGGCTGACCGAATCGGCAAAAAGCACTTGTTAACTGCCCAGCAGGGCATTTCGCTAAATCAGTTCCGTGAAATGCGTGCGCACGATGTTCAGCTTGTTGTTCCTGCCGAAATCATCAAGTTGTACCATAAAGACATCCGTTCGGAGATCATGACTCTTGACGGATTTTTGAGCGAAGTAAAGACTCTGGAGCGGAAATCAACTTAA
- a CDS encoding Nif11-like leader peptide family natural product precursor, whose amino-acid sequence MSLSSARMFLDKLMAEEDLGIRLAGELSRKRMELIREAGFEFTDKELEEAKAALSHGALGHVAAWLCELPFDSQARGRCCGGGLWH is encoded by the coding sequence ATGTCGCTATCATCTGCACGCATGTTCCTCGACAAGCTTATGGCCGAAGAGGATTTGGGTATCCGGCTGGCCGGTGAGCTCTCCAGAAAAAGGATGGAGCTGATTCGCGAGGCCGGTTTCGAGTTTACCGACAAGGAGCTTGAGGAGGCCAAGGCCGCCCTGTCGCACGGCGCTCTCGGGCACGTCGCCGCATGGCTTTGCGAGCTGCCGTTCGACAGTCAGGCTCGCGGCAGATGTTGCGGCGGCGGTCTCTGGCACTGA
- a CDS encoding type II toxin-antitoxin system Phd/YefM family antitoxin: MKSIRISSDIIPLGEFKTSISTCLKKVQATGHPLIITQNGRPAGVLLSPEEYDNLVYRKQFIESVEQGLMTAEEGEVYSTDELRRRFAEKRATRKQ, encoded by the coding sequence ATGAAAAGCATTCGTATTTCAAGTGACATCATCCCGTTGGGTGAGTTCAAGACGAGCATTTCAACCTGTCTCAAAAAGGTTCAGGCAACGGGTCACCCCCTGATTATTACCCAGAACGGCAGACCTGCCGGCGTCCTCTTGTCGCCCGAGGAGTATGATAACCTGGTGTACAGAAAACAGTTTATCGAATCCGTCGAGCAAGGGCTGATGACGGCAGAAGAAGGGGAGGTGTACAGCACAGACGAGTTGAGAAGGCGGTTTGCAGAAAAAAGAGCGACCAGAAAACAATGA